CCTTCAACCGCTCGGCCATCCCACCAAATTCAATTACTTTAGCAATAACATCCCACTTATGGCAAGTAATAGCAGGACAAACAGGCTGGCTATGGTAGAAAACAGCATTTTTACTGCTTCTTTCTTCTGTCCATCCAAATAGAGTAAAATCGGCTTGCCTAAAACCAAAGAACCGGTTATGGTCGCCGATAAAACTAAAAGTAAGAGCATAACCACGCCAGTCATGGCATTATCCTCTTTGCCAAAAAATTTTTCGGCGTTGCTCATGAAAGCAACTACTAAAGAAACATAAGCTAATACGCCCAAAGAATTTAAAGCGCTTAGCATGATTAGTTTTGAGTTTTTTACTCGGTTAAAAATTTGGTTCATCATAATATTTTTGTTATGTTCCCCGCTTCCTAAAATTTTAGCGGGGTGAATAAATAATATTTTATGATTTAAAAGGGCCGGAAATAATCCGACCCTCCTTAAACCGTGATTAATGATTATTTTAAAGTTTCGTCCGTACCGCTAGTTTCTTCTCTTAAATAATTTTCAATTTTATCAAGATCTTTTTTGCATTGTTCTATAATCCTTTCTTCTCTCCCTCCGATAAATTTACGCCCTTCCCTGATTTCTTCTAATACCGCAATCAATTTCTGAGTATCTTTTTTAGATTTTTCTAATTCTTTTCTAAGAGTCCTTTTAACTTCACGTATTTCCTTGGCGGCTTTTATTTTTAATTTGGAAAATTTATGCCAACTGTACCAAAGCAATAAGGCTAGAAGAATTAATAAAGCAATAAACGGAATGAATAAAGTTAAAAATTTAATCGCCCATGATCCGGCCTCATAAAGCTTATCGCCTAAGCCGGCGATGATTGATTTCTTAACAACAATCGTTACCTTCTCCGAAAAATTATTAAGACCGCTTTCTTCATTAACCGCTGTTGCGAAAAAGTGTTCTCCTTCTTTATCAACCGCGGCGGCCCAAAGATGATAAATGCCCTTAATAAGGTCCGCTTTGTTAAACGTAAACTTCCCCGACTCATCGCTTCGGCTTAAATATCTTTGCGGCTCCTCTTTATCTTTTTGCAGCCAAATTGCTATGTCTGAATCTAAATAAATCGTTTTGCCAACGACTGTAAGCGTTTCGCCAACGGCCAGCTGGTGCGGATAATCAATGATTTCCGGGGCCGTAATCGGCTTAATAATAAATTTATCTTCGGCACTCGTAAAATTCCCGGCTTTATCAAAAGCCGTAACTTTAATTTGCTGCTCGCCTAAAGGCAATGACCGCAAGGTATATACATTATTAGCCCCAATTTCAGCGGGATAAACTTTAAGCGGATCTTTGCTTCCGCATTCTATCGAATAATAATCAATCCCCGATAAGGCGTCAGCGGCATTAAAGACAATATTTATCTGCGGCTGGCCGGATTCTTTACCGTCAATAAATTCTATGGTAAAAGGCGCGGGCGGCTCGGTATCGATTTGCAAACGAAAATGAGACGTCTCCCCCCAGCCGCTTTGATTGCGTAATTTAATATGAAAGTACCAAATGCCGTTTTCAATATTTTCATAAGATTTGGAATTTAAAAAACCATCCGAAACCGAACTAAGATTTGAAGTTGGGCTTTCGCTTAAATAAATGCTCGCGCCATTCGTGCCTGCCGGCGATTCCCAAGAAATTTCCGGATTATTATTAGCATACCATTTTTCCTGGTCAGGATGAGTTGAAGAAAAAACCTTTGGCGCCGCCGGAATTTTACTTTCTTTCGCCGCGGGCTTTTCTTCTTCGGTGGCGGCGGGTTGAATAGGGGCCGGCTCCTTAACGGCCGGAGGCGGTTCTTTATCGGCCGGATTAGTAATGCTAAATTTAGCACTGCCTAAACTATTTAAAACATTGCTCCCCATACCGTCGTTAGCTAAAATTGAGCCGGAAAAAAAAATCAAATTAGCTTGCCCGCTGGCTTTAGTTTTAAAATTAATAGTAATAATTTTTCCGCCTGAACCGCTAAATCCGGGATTCATGACAATGCCCTCAAAATTAACCGAACCAGTGGTATTGGAAAAAGCCGGTTCCTGCACCCATAAACTAAAAATTGAACCGCTCTTAGAAAGCGAGGTAACTTCTAACTTATCGGCCGGAAAAGAAATAACCCCGGAAGCGGCGTTCATGGCTTGGTCGGGGCTGGAAACAAAAACGCTTAGGGAAAAAGTTTTATTGATTTCGTAACTGCCGCTAGACGGCGATAAATACAGGCTGGCGGCGCCGGCCGCTTTTGCTCCGCTAAAAAAAACCAAAGCCAGGCCGATTACCGCTAAAAATAATTTAAAATAGCTTAAACGTTTATTTAGTAAAGCGAATTTTTCTTCCTCCTTAATATTTTCCATAAAATATAAGCGGTTAAACCTGATATTATTATAACATAAAATAAATAATTTTCATACCATAATAAAGGATGTTTTGGCGGGATTATTTCTATTTTTTCATTTCCGTTTAAATCAACCGCTTTGATAAAAATATAGCTTTTTAACTCTTGGTCGGCTAAAAGATGCGGGCTGGAGGCTTCCTGCCAGCCAGCAAAGAGCGAAAAGAATTTCTGCCTTAGCTCGCGCACTTCATACCTGGCCATGCCCGAACCTTTGTCCTGGGTAGCAAAGGCTAAAAAATATTTACCATTAAATATATTCGGGTCTTTGGCGATTTCCGGCCGGAAACTTTCCGGCGGTAAAGTATCGCTAACTTCAATGCCAATCGGTTTTTCTGACGATATAACTTCGGAAATTACTATATTTAAAGGCAAAATATCTAAAGAAGCGGCCGATCCTTGCCCGTCGTTTAATAAAACGCTGGCCTGGGAAATTTCTAAAACGGCTGCTCCGCTGACGGCAGGTTCAAAAATCATCGAAAAAATCAAACCATTTTCAACCATAACGCCGCCCGGGGTAATGCCGGAAAAAATAATATTGCCGGTTAAATCTTCTTGCGGTTTTTTAATCCAAAAATTAACGATTGAATTGCCGTCTTGTATTTTTTTTAATTTTAACAATTTTTCTGGAAAAACTATTTTGCCTTCAAGAGCGTTTATACTTTCTTCCTTGGCATTTAATAATAAATCAACTTGAAATTGCCGGCCAACTTCTATTTTTAAAACCGGCGAGGCTAGCTTTAGCTCCGCGGCTTGCGCTATGGGAGAAAAAAAAGAAAACAAAAAAACAGAAAACAAAAATAAATTTTTTAATTTTATAAATTTAATCATTTGAATTTTTAAGTTTCTTAAAACTACCCGGTCCAATTGTACGCCATAATGCTTAAATCAATTAAATCAACCTGGCCGTCGCCGTTTAAATCAACTTTCGCCGGCGGCGATGGCCGTTTATACCAATACGCCATAATGGAAAAATCAATAAGATTCACGCGCCCGTCATTATTTAATTCTCCTTTAACGGCTGTTTTTTCATTTTCAGCCGTAACATTTTTTTCGCCAACGGCGAAACTGACCGCCTTGCTAAAAGAGCTGATCTCGCCGCTAGAAGCCGCTCTGGCTTTAGTAAAATGCTGGCCGACTTCTAAGGGCGAAGTATTAAAATTATATAAATATACGCCGTTAGCGTCGGTCTTAACATTGCCGAAAAATTCTTCATCCGAATGCACGGAAATGGTAATTTCGCCGCTAGAAACCGACTGCCCGAAAATCACGACGTTATCGCCTTGCTTCACCTCGCTTTTATCAACGGAGATCGTCGGCGCAATAAAAATACCACTCACATAAGTGGTGGCACCGGCGGCAACGTTCGTGGGGAAAGATAAAAGTGATGAACGGATCCCCTTATAATCTTCGCTATAGAGTGAAAAAATATAACTTCCGGCGGTTAGGCCGCTAAGAGTCATCTGAAAATTAGCATTGGCGCCGGCAATAGTTGTGGCCGCAACCTGCGCGTCTTTTAAAAGCGTGACTGTGCTCCTGGGATAGGCTCGTCCGGAGAATATAACGCTGGTTACCGGCGCCACATAACCCGAACCGCCTCCTCCGCCACCACCTCCGCCGCTCGGCGGGCAAGCTCCGCAATCAGCCGGGCAGCTGCCGCAGCTTTCCGAACCGTTGCAGGAAGCGTCGCCGCAAGATGGTCCCGGAGGGCAGGCCGAAGTATCAAATTCGCAAGCTGGAGTGCAATCAAGTTCTCCAGCGCCATAGCCCAAGCTCACGCAAGATTGGCCGCCTAAATCACCGTTATCGCATTGCTCCCAGCCCTCTCTAACCTCGTCGCCGCAAACCAATATTTTTACCGTTATAACAACCGCGCTATTGTCAGCTAAAATATTTCTAACTAAAAAAGAAAAAATGACAATTAAAAAAATCACTATTAAAGAAAAACAAATTATCAAATAATTTTTTCTCATCCATCATTTTTAATTATTTTTTTTTAGGCCGACGCCGATGTTAAACGAAAAAAATCTACGGAACAAAGAGATGAAGATGGCGGCAAAAATAACCGCTAAAATAACATAGCTCCAAGGAGAATATTGTTTACAAAGCGATACGCCGCGATAATAAAGCCCGACAAAAATATTGGCCGGCGTAACCGTAAAATAAAGCTTGGCGGCCGCGGCCACGCCAACGCTCGTTGATCCGCCTACTCCGACTTTTTTAGAGGGAAACCCCTGTAAAAAAGCGAAATAATCACCAGGTTTAGCGCCGCTTACCGGCAAAGTTAACTTAACTTGAACGGTTTGCGACTGCTCGGGCTCTAAATGAAAATTCAGCGGTGAAAAGCTAAACCATTCTTTAGGCGGCACTAATTCCGGCTGTTTATCGCGGTATTGGACGCCGACTCCGTATTCGGACGGCTCGTCCCCGGTATTTATAACCGTTAGCGGAGGCAGAGTGTAAATTAATCCGGCTTTTAACGGCTGATCGACTTGAATCTTTCCCGTGCCGACGCCAACTCCGATTTTAGCCGAAACAAAAATCGGCAAAATTAATATTATCGCTCCACAAAATAAAATAAGTTTTTTCATAATTTAAATTAAAAGAATAGCCATTTAAGCCTTGCGCCTAAAAAATCCGATAAAACTATAAAACCGAGCGGAATTTTATTAGTTGGCGCTTGCCTGAAGAGTAACGGTTATGCTTTGCTCAACGAAAGAAGTCGGCGTTGCCGGAGTTAAAACTTGTAATTGAAAAGCCACGTCCTCGTCATAGGCTACGCTGGAATCAAGCGTTAAATAGCCGGTTGACATAGGATTAGCATCGTAGTTCGCCTGATCGGCAGGAACAGTACAGCCACCGGCAGTTTCATTACAAAATTTATGCATATAATTATTGCCCGTATTATT
Above is a genomic segment from Patescibacteria group bacterium containing:
- a CDS encoding cohesin domain-containing protein produces the protein MENIKEEEKFALLNKRLSYFKLFLAVIGLALVFFSGAKAAGAASLYLSPSSGSYEINKTFSLSVFVSSPDQAMNAASGVISFPADKLEVTSLSKSGSIFSLWVQEPAFSNTTGSVNFEGIVMNPGFSGSGGKIITINFKTKASGQANLIFFSGSILANDGMGSNVLNSLGSAKFSITNPADKEPPPAVKEPAPIQPAATEEEKPAAKESKIPAAPKVFSSTHPDQEKWYANNNPEISWESPAGTNGASIYLSESPTSNLSSVSDGFLNSKSYENIENGIWYFHIKLRNQSGWGETSHFRLQIDTEPPAPFTIEFIDGKESGQPQINIVFNAADALSGIDYYSIECGSKDPLKVYPAEIGANNVYTLRSLPLGEQQIKVTAFDKAGNFTSAEDKFIIKPITAPEIIDYPHQLAVGETLTVVGKTIYLDSDIAIWLQKDKEEPQRYLSRSDESGKFTFNKADLIKGIYHLWAAAVDKEGEHFFATAVNEESGLNNFSEKVTIVVKKSIIAGLGDKLYEAGSWAIKFLTLFIPFIALLILLALLLWYSWHKFSKLKIKAAKEIREVKRTLRKELEKSKKDTQKLIAVLEEIREGRKFIGGREERIIEQCKKDLDKIENYLREETSGTDETLK
- a CDS encoding dockerin type I repeat-containing protein; translation: MRKNYLIICFSLIVIFLIVIFSFLVRNILADNSAVVITVKILVCGDEVREGWEQCDNGDLGGQSCVSLGYGAGELDCTPACEFDTSACPPGPSCGDASCNGSESCGSCPADCGACPPSGGGGGGGGGSGYVAPVTSVIFSGRAYPRSTVTLLKDAQVAATTIAGANANFQMTLSGLTAGSYIFSLYSEDYKGIRSSLLSFPTNVAAGATTYVSGIFIAPTISVDKSEVKQGDNVVIFGQSVSSGEITISVHSDEEFFGNVKTDANGVYLYNFNTSPLEVGQHFTKARAASSGEISSFSKAVSFAVGEKNVTAENEKTAVKGELNNDGRVNLIDFSIMAYWYKRPSPPAKVDLNGDGQVDLIDLSIMAYNWTG